A window of uncultured Litoreibacter sp. contains these coding sequences:
- the nirB gene encoding nitrite reductase large subunit NirB: protein MTQKLIVIGAGMATGRMLEDLFDAGADVDVTLFNAEPRGNYNRIMLSPVLSGEKTYDEIVTHDADWYDANGVTCRFGERVAAIDRAAKTVTAENGDVLAYDKLVFGTGSNPFMIPLPGHDLGGVIAYRDLEDTQRMMDLGPDNKCVVIGGGLLGLEAAAGMAARGVDVTVVHIMGHLMERQLDEAAGYLLRKALVDKGITVKCTANSKEILGENGHVKALLLDDGTELPCDLLVIAVGIRPNVALAQDCGLAVGKGIHVDDQMVTSDADVLAVGECVEHDGAIFGLVAPLYDQAKVAAQTLMGADAQFVQKELSTKLKVTGCDLFSAGDFADGEGREDIVFRDPARGVYRRLVIEENVVKGAVMYGDTADSNWFFGLIRDKTDISEMRETLIFGPAYQGGTPLDPLAAVAALPRDAEICGCNGICKGQIEDAIAAGASDLGTVRATTKASGSCGTCTGLVEQVLAVTLGDAFVVPAAASICGCTDMTHEDVRRMIKSQRLTSMPAVWQECGWKTSCGCHVCRPALNFYLLADWPMEYQDDPQSRFINERKHANIQKDGTFSVVPRMWGGITTPDELRAIADAADKYMVPTVKVTGGQRIDLLGVKGEDLPDIWADLNAAGMVSGHAYSKGLRTVKTCVGTDHCRFGTQDSTGLGIKLEKELWGSWTPHKLKLAVSGCPRNCAEATCKDIGVICVDSGYQISIGGAAGMDVRETELLVQVATEEEAINVIKAVTQLYRENAKYLDRIYKWMHKTGLDWIKERVETERDPLVARFELSQSIYRKDPWAEHAREKAQSYKPLAHLALEAAE from the coding sequence ATGACCCAGAAACTGATAGTCATCGGCGCCGGCATGGCCACGGGGCGCATGTTGGAGGACCTGTTTGACGCAGGTGCCGACGTCGATGTCACCCTGTTCAATGCCGAGCCGCGCGGGAATTACAACCGCATCATGCTGTCGCCTGTTCTGTCGGGCGAAAAGACCTATGACGAAATCGTCACCCATGACGCCGATTGGTATGACGCCAACGGCGTGACCTGCCGGTTTGGCGAGCGTGTCGCTGCGATTGACCGCGCGGCCAAGACGGTGACGGCGGAAAATGGCGATGTGCTGGCCTACGACAAGCTGGTCTTCGGCACCGGCTCCAACCCGTTCATGATCCCGCTACCGGGGCATGATCTGGGGGGCGTGATCGCCTATCGCGACCTCGAAGACACGCAACGGATGATGGACCTCGGGCCAGACAACAAATGCGTGGTGATTGGCGGCGGATTGTTGGGGCTTGAGGCCGCCGCCGGCATGGCCGCGCGCGGGGTAGACGTCACCGTGGTGCATATCATGGGCCATCTGATGGAACGCCAGCTGGACGAGGCCGCGGGATACCTGTTGCGCAAGGCGCTGGTGGACAAGGGCATTACCGTGAAATGCACGGCCAATTCCAAAGAAATCCTTGGCGAAAACGGCCATGTCAAAGCCCTGCTGCTGGACGACGGCACCGAGCTGCCATGCGACCTGCTGGTCATTGCCGTGGGCATCCGGCCCAACGTGGCTTTGGCACAGGATTGCGGTTTGGCGGTAGGCAAAGGCATCCATGTGGATGACCAGATGGTGACCTCTGACGCAGATGTGCTGGCCGTCGGCGAGTGCGTAGAACATGACGGGGCGATCTTCGGGCTGGTGGCGCCGCTCTATGATCAGGCGAAGGTGGCGGCGCAGACCTTGATGGGGGCTGATGCGCAATTCGTGCAGAAAGAGCTGTCTACCAAGCTGAAGGTCACCGGCTGCGACCTGTTCAGCGCTGGGGATTTTGCCGATGGCGAGGGGCGAGAGGATATCGTCTTCCGCGACCCGGCGCGCGGCGTGTACCGACGGCTGGTGATCGAAGAGAACGTCGTCAAAGGCGCTGTGATGTATGGCGACACTGCCGACAGCAACTGGTTCTTCGGGCTGATCCGCGACAAGACCGACATATCCGAGATGCGCGAGACCCTGATATTCGGGCCCGCTTATCAAGGGGGGACCCCCCTGGACCCTTTAGCAGCTGTTGCAGCCTTACCGCGTGACGCGGAGATCTGTGGCTGCAACGGTATCTGCAAAGGGCAAATTGAAGACGCGATTGCGGCAGGGGCCTCTGATCTGGGCACCGTGCGCGCAACAACCAAGGCCAGCGGCTCCTGTGGGACCTGCACCGGGTTGGTGGAGCAGGTTTTGGCCGTCACTTTGGGCGATGCGTTTGTGGTGCCTGCGGCAGCCAGCATCTGCGGCTGCACCGACATGACCCATGAGGACGTGCGGCGCATGATCAAGTCGCAACGCCTGACCTCGATGCCGGCGGTGTGGCAGGAATGCGGGTGGAAGACCTCCTGCGGGTGCCACGTGTGCCGGCCCGCGTTGAACTTTTACCTGCTGGCCGATTGGCCGATGGAGTATCAGGACGACCCGCAAAGCCGGTTCATCAACGAGCGCAAGCACGCCAACATCCAGAAGGACGGCACATTTTCCGTGGTGCCGCGCATGTGGGGCGGGATCACCACCCCCGACGAGCTACGTGCCATTGCCGACGCCGCCGACAAATACATGGTGCCGACGGTTAAAGTGACGGGCGGACAGCGCATCGACTTGCTGGGCGTCAAAGGCGAGGACCTGCCGGATATCTGGGCCGATCTGAACGCGGCAGGCATGGTCTCTGGCCACGCCTATTCCAAGGGGCTGCGCACGGTGAAGACCTGTGTGGGCACCGATCATTGCCGGTTCGGGACGCAAGACAGCACCGGGCTCGGCATCAAGCTGGAAAAAGAGCTATGGGGCTCTTGGACGCCTCACAAACTAAAGCTCGCGGTCTCTGGCTGCCCGCGCAATTGCGCGGAGGCGACCTGCAAGGACATTGGCGTGATCTGTGTCGACAGCGGCTATCAGATCAGCATCGGCGGCGCCGCGGGCATGGATGTGCGCGAGACGGAATTGCTGGTGCAGGTGGCGACGGAAGAAGAGGCCATCAATGTAATCAAAGCGGTCACACAGCTCTACCGGGAAAACGCCAAGTATCTGGATCGCATCTATAAATG
- a CDS encoding integrase core domain-containing protein, protein MGRTRQQGKIILTIFLPENGPELAAEATQDWPRRVGIKPIRIYRGSPWENECNERFNGTLRREVLHADWFTTMIQAQIVINRWLKQCNHIRPHQALNMRPPVPETIVEKTQISGPETGARQVIA, encoded by the coding sequence ATGGGAAGAACGCGTCAGCAGGGGAAGATCATACTGACTATTTTTCTACCAGAAAACGGGCCCGAGCTTGCTGCCGAAGCAACGCAGGACTGGCCTCGAAGGGTTGGAATCAAACCAATCCGTATCTATCGCGGATCGCCCTGGGAGAATGAATGCAACGAGCGATTCAACGGCACGCTGCGTCGGGAGGTTCTCCATGCGGACTGGTTCACGACGATGATACAAGCCCAGATCGTCATCAATCGCTGGCTCAAACAGTGCAACCACATTCGACCGCATCAGGCGCTCAACATGCGTCCGCCCGTTCCAGAAACCATAGTAGAGAAAACCCAAATCAGTGGCCCGGAAACAGGGGCTAGACAGGTGATTGCATGA
- a CDS encoding ANTAR domain-containing protein — translation MIQDLRILVVEPDPDRVSDIVDALREAGWLDVKALAQISALVRTVKTFSPDIVLIDLANPDRDTLEHISFATETSKRAVALFVDQTDEGLTQAALNAGVSAYVIDGLKKERIKSVLETAIARFNYMRQMQSELDAAKQALADRKTIDRAKGILMRQRGVSEDDAYSLLRKTAMGQGRKVIDVAHALVTAADLLP, via the coding sequence ATGATACAAGACCTCCGCATTCTCGTAGTTGAACCTGATCCAGATCGCGTCAGTGACATTGTAGATGCGTTGCGAGAGGCTGGGTGGCTGGATGTGAAAGCGCTAGCGCAAATTTCGGCCTTGGTCCGCACGGTTAAGACCTTTTCCCCCGACATCGTGTTGATTGATCTGGCCAATCCCGATCGAGACACGTTGGAGCATATTTCCTTCGCGACCGAGACCTCAAAACGCGCTGTTGCCTTGTTTGTTGACCAAACAGATGAAGGTCTAACCCAAGCCGCCCTGAATGCGGGTGTGAGCGCCTACGTTATTGACGGGTTGAAAAAGGAGCGCATCAAGTCGGTTTTGGAGACCGCAATCGCCCGGTTCAATTACATGCGACAGATGCAGTCAGAACTGGACGCGGCCAAACAGGCGTTGGCAGACCGGAAGACGATTGACCGCGCCAAGGGCATCTTGATGCGTCAGCGTGGCGTCTCAGAAGATGACGCCTACAGCCTGTTGCGCAAGACCGCGATGGGACAGGGACGCAAGGTCATAGATGTGGCGCATGCGCTTGTTACCGCGGCTGACCTTTTGCCATGA
- the tolQ gene encoding protein TolQ — MEAEAIGLASEVDFSVTALFWRATIVVKLVMLMLIAASFWGWAIIIQKFVNYRVARRQAEAFDRAFWSGEPLDEVFDRIGGNPAGASERIFSAGMTEWRRSHREDGQLIAGATARIERSMDVAIAKEDEKLNYGLGFLATVGATAPFIGLFGTVWGIKNAFEEIAIAQNTNLAVVAPGIAEALVATALGLLAAIPAVIFYNKLSADADRIASGHEAFADEFSTILSRQLDA; from the coding sequence ATGGAAGCTGAGGCTATTGGCCTCGCCAGCGAGGTGGACTTTAGTGTCACCGCGTTGTTCTGGCGGGCAACTATTGTCGTAAAACTGGTGATGCTGATGCTGATTGCCGCCTCCTTCTGGGGCTGGGCCATCATCATCCAGAAATTTGTGAACTACCGCGTCGCGCGGCGGCAGGCGGAGGCGTTTGACCGCGCCTTCTGGTCCGGCGAGCCGCTGGACGAGGTGTTTGACCGCATTGGCGGCAACCCGGCGGGCGCGTCGGAGCGGATTTTCAGCGCAGGCATGACGGAATGGCGGCGGTCCCATCGTGAGGACGGGCAGCTGATTGCGGGGGCCACGGCGCGGATTGAGCGTTCGATGGACGTCGCCATTGCCAAGGAAGACGAAAAGCTGAATTACGGGCTGGGGTTTCTGGCCACCGTGGGCGCGACCGCGCCGTTTATCGGGCTGTTTGGCACCGTCTGGGGCATCAAGAACGCCTTTGAAGAGATCGCGATTGCGCAAAACACCAACCTGGCCGTCGTGGCGCCTGGTATCGCGGAGGCGCTGGTGGCGACCGCGTTGGGGCTGCTGGCGGCGATCCCTGCGGTGATCTTCTACAACAAGCTCAGCGCGGATGCGGACCGAATTGCCTCGGGCCATGAGGCGTTTGCGGACGAATTTTCCACCATCCTATCGCGCCAGTTGGACGCTTAG
- a CDS encoding ABC transporter permease, with amino-acid sequence MTAIDPQTLDNEARRARRFARINKADAWFRVFGLAWMTPILKAAVGDNPRAQAREIWRLLGVPLMAIAVFLLLWGTLAPKVQTSLGAVPGPVQVWEQVGALQADAAREQQKAAAFYERQEARNAEHIANGDTDRVRDRAYTGKPTYYDQIWTSIKTVFFGFLIASIVAIPLGIAAGLSVTANAALNPLIQIFKPVSPLAWLPIVTMIVSAVYTTNDGMFSKSFLISAITVTLCSLWPTLINTALGVSSIDKDLVSVSRVLKMNTYTKITKLVLPSALPLIFTGLRLSLGVGWMVLIAAEMLAQNPGLGKFVWDEFQNGSSQSLARIMVAVFTIGIIGFLLDRVMFALQSMFTFSNNR; translated from the coding sequence ATGACCGCGATTGATCCCCAGACACTCGACAATGAGGCCCGCCGCGCGCGGCGCTTCGCCCGCATCAACAAGGCCGACGCATGGTTCCGTGTCTTTGGGCTGGCCTGGATGACCCCGATCCTGAAAGCCGCTGTCGGGGACAACCCGCGTGCGCAGGCACGCGAAATTTGGCGTCTGTTGGGCGTGCCGCTGATGGCGATTGCGGTGTTCCTGCTGCTTTGGGGCACGCTTGCGCCAAAGGTGCAAACCTCGCTGGGTGCCGTCCCGGGCCCGGTCCAAGTGTGGGAACAGGTTGGCGCGCTTCAGGCTGACGCCGCCCGCGAGCAACAGAAGGCTGCGGCCTTCTACGAACGCCAAGAGGCTCGCAATGCGGAACATATCGCCAATGGCGACACCGACCGGGTGCGCGACCGCGCCTACACCGGCAAGCCGACCTATTACGATCAAATCTGGACGTCGATCAAAACGGTGTTCTTCGGGTTCCTGATCGCCTCTATCGTGGCCATTCCGCTGGGCATTGCGGCGGGGCTGTCGGTGACGGCAAACGCGGCGCTCAACCCTCTGATCCAGATTTTCAAACCGGTTTCACCGCTGGCCTGGCTTCCGATTGTGACCATGATCGTCTCGGCGGTTTACACAACAAATGACGGGATGTTTTCCAAGTCCTTCCTGATCTCGGCAATCACTGTCACGCTCTGCTCGCTCTGGCCTACGTTGATCAACACCGCGCTCGGCGTCAGCAGCATCGACAAGGATCTGGTCAGCGTCAGCCGGGTGCTGAAAATGAACACCTACACCAAGATCACCAAGCTGGTGTTGCCATCCGCCCTGCCCCTTATCTTCACCGGCTTGCGGCTGTCGCTTGGCGTCGGCTGGATGGTGCTGATTGCCGCCGAAATGCTGGCGCAGAACCCAGGGCTGGGCAAGTTTGTCTGGGACGAGTTCCAGAACGGCAGCTCGCAATCGCTGGCGCGGATCATGGTGGCGGTGTTCACCATCGGCATCATAGGCTTCCTGCTGGACCGGGTGATGTTCGCGCTGCAATCCATGTTCACCTTCTCGAACAACCGGTGA
- a CDS encoding CmpA/NrtA family ABC transporter substrate-binding protein, whose translation MSRTVLNCGYLPLVDCAPLVIAKELGFAEERGLTLNLVRQPSWSALRDMLALGHLDAAQMLSPMPVAMSIGIGGLTAPVDTLMVLSVNGTVFGVSNAVSEGLPDVAFGDAKALVTALAARAGRPLRVGVPFHYSMHRLLLSYWSATHPALQVEEITVPPPRMADAVESGLVDAFWVGEPWGSGAVQKGVGQLMMAGRDVWQFAPEKVLAARHDWVEQNHDAARRLMQAVYHAAAWLDAPKNKPLAVEILARSEHLSVSQDLIDPALTGHIVARPDSRPKDVERFLLFHKHAATFPWRSQAAWIAHHLGAGAVGIEKAKACFRSDLYRQNLSGIGVDMPGASEKHEGAMRFETAVASTRGHMILAPDAFFDGKTFDFSQN comes from the coding sequence ATGAGCCGGACTGTCCTCAACTGCGGATACCTTCCCTTGGTCGATTGCGCCCCGCTGGTGATCGCCAAAGAGCTGGGGTTTGCCGAAGAGAGAGGGTTAACCCTGAATTTGGTACGTCAGCCATCGTGGTCGGCGCTGCGCGACATGCTAGCGCTTGGTCATTTGGACGCGGCGCAGATGCTGTCGCCGATGCCGGTGGCCATGTCCATCGGGATTGGCGGGCTTACTGCGCCCGTAGACACACTGATGGTTTTGTCGGTGAACGGTACAGTGTTTGGCGTGTCAAATGCCGTGTCCGAAGGCCTGCCCGACGTCGCGTTTGGGGACGCAAAAGCGCTGGTCACAGCCCTTGCCGCCCGCGCGGGCCGGCCTTTGAGGGTCGGCGTGCCGTTTCATTATTCGATGCACCGGTTGCTGCTGTCTTACTGGAGCGCGACGCATCCAGCTTTGCAGGTCGAAGAGATCACGGTCCCGCCGCCTCGCATGGCGGATGCAGTAGAAAGCGGTCTGGTTGACGCGTTCTGGGTCGGTGAGCCATGGGGCAGTGGCGCCGTGCAGAAAGGTGTCGGGCAATTGATGATGGCCGGCCGCGATGTCTGGCAGTTTGCCCCTGAAAAAGTGCTCGCCGCCCGCCATGACTGGGTGGAACAAAACCACGATGCCGCGCGCCGGTTGATGCAGGCCGTGTACCACGCTGCTGCTTGGCTGGATGCACCGAAGAACAAGCCGCTTGCGGTGGAAATTTTGGCGCGCAGCGAGCACCTGAGTGTCTCTCAGGATCTGATTGACCCTGCTTTGACCGGGCACATTGTTGCACGACCTGACAGTAGACCCAAAGACGTCGAGCGGTTCTTGTTGTTCCACAAACATGCCGCGACTTTCCCGTGGCGCAGCCAAGCGGCCTGGATCGCGCATCATCTGGGCGCGGGTGCTGTGGGGATCGAAAAGGCCAAGGCCTGCTTCCGCAGCGATTTGTACCGTCAGAACCTATCCGGCATCGGCGTCGATATGCCCGGCGCGTCGGAAAAGCACGAGGGGGCAATGCGGTTCGAAACAGCTGTTGCGTCAACCCGCGGGCATATGATTCTTGCACCCGATGCCTTCTTTGACGGCAAAACCTTTGATTTCTCCCAAAATTAG
- a CDS encoding CmpA/NrtA family ABC transporter substrate-binding protein: protein MKTPIATLMAATSLMATPASAELLDLEKEDLTFGFIKLTDMAPLAVAYELGYFEDEGLFVTLEAQANWKVLLDGVISGQLDGAHMLAGQPLAATIGYGTEAHIITPFSMDLNGNAITVSNEIWAEMKPNVPLMDDGRPQHPISAEALAPVVEGYKDKGEPFNMGMVFPVSTHNYEIRYWLAAGGLEPGYYSPQDISGQIGADVLLSVTPPPQMPATMEAGTINGYAVGEPWNQQAVFKGIGVPVITDYDMWKNNPEKVFGLTKEFAEENPNTTLALTKALIRAAIWLDENDNANRPEAVEILSRPEYVGADYDVIANSMTGFFEFEKGDVREAPDFNVFFRYNATYPFYSDAIWYLTQMRRWGQIAETKSDEWFFETAADVYRPDIYLEAARLLVDDGMANEADFPWDSDGFKAATPAGDIIDGVGYDGRTPNAYIDSLPIGLKSGQTVVDSEIRG, encoded by the coding sequence ATGAAGACACCCATTGCAACACTGATGGCCGCAACTAGTCTGATGGCCACGCCTGCTTCCGCTGAACTTTTGGACCTTGAGAAAGAAGACCTGACCTTCGGCTTCATCAAGCTGACGGATATGGCCCCCTTAGCGGTTGCTTACGAGCTTGGATATTTTGAAGATGAAGGTCTGTTCGTCACCCTGGAAGCGCAGGCCAACTGGAAAGTGCTGCTGGACGGCGTGATCAGCGGCCAGCTGGATGGCGCGCATATGTTGGCGGGCCAACCCCTCGCCGCCACCATTGGCTACGGCACCGAGGCGCATATCATCACGCCGTTTTCGATGGACCTGAACGGCAACGCCATCACCGTGTCCAACGAAATTTGGGCAGAGATGAAGCCCAATGTGCCGCTGATGGATGACGGCCGCCCGCAGCACCCGATTAGCGCTGAAGCCCTGGCGCCAGTGGTCGAGGGCTACAAAGACAAGGGTGAACCCTTCAACATGGGCATGGTCTTCCCGGTCTCTACCCACAATTACGAAATACGTTACTGGCTTGCTGCTGGCGGTTTGGAGCCGGGCTATTACAGCCCGCAGGACATCTCAGGTCAAATTGGTGCAGATGTCCTGTTGTCGGTGACCCCCCCGCCGCAGATGCCCGCGACGATGGAGGCTGGCACAATCAATGGCTACGCCGTAGGCGAGCCGTGGAACCAACAGGCCGTGTTCAAAGGCATCGGGGTGCCGGTGATCACCGACTACGACATGTGGAAGAACAACCCTGAAAAAGTCTTTGGCCTGACGAAAGAGTTTGCCGAAGAGAACCCCAACACAACGTTGGCCCTGACCAAGGCGCTGATCCGCGCCGCCATCTGGCTGGATGAAAACGACAACGCCAACCGCCCCGAAGCGGTCGAAATCCTGTCCCGGCCCGAATATGTCGGCGCGGATTACGACGTCATCGCAAACTCCATGACGGGCTTCTTCGAGTTCGAGAAAGGCGACGTGCGCGAAGCGCCGGATTTCAACGTGTTCTTCCGCTACAACGCAACTTACCCGTTCTATTCCGACGCAATCTGGTACCTGACGCAGATGCGCCGCTGGGGGCAGATTGCGGAGACCAAATCGGACGAATGGTTCTTTGAAACCGCCGCCGACGTCTACCGTCCCGACATCTATCTGGAGGCTGCGCGGCTGCTGGTTGATGACGGGATGGCAAATGAGGCCGACTTCCCGTGGGACAGCGACGGTTTCAAGGCGGCAACCCCTGCGGGCGATATCATTGACGGCGTTGGCTATGACGGCCGCACCCCCAACGCCTATATCGACAGCCTGCCGATTGGCCTGAAGTCCGGCCAGACCGTCGTGGATAGCGAAATCCGCGGCTAA
- the ybgC gene encoding tol-pal system-associated acyl-CoA thioesterase, which translates to MPHRFSCRVYYEDTDLAGIVYYANYLKFIERARSEWVREIGVDQVSMKAEGLVFAVRRVEADYLAPARFDDLLEVETALRSVTASRIVLNQTVKRGDAALFSSVVTLVCVSDFGRPVRIPADIRAKMDAHD; encoded by the coding sequence ATGCCACATCGCTTCTCTTGCCGCGTCTATTACGAGGATACCGACCTTGCGGGGATCGTCTATTACGCCAACTACCTGAAATTCATTGAGCGCGCGCGCAGCGAATGGGTGCGGGAGATTGGGGTGGATCAGGTCTCGATGAAAGCCGAAGGGCTGGTTTTTGCGGTCAGGCGGGTGGAGGCGGATTATCTGGCGCCGGCCCGGTTTGATGACCTGCTAGAGGTGGAAACGGCCCTGCGGTCGGTGACGGCCTCCCGCATCGTGCTGAACCAGACCGTCAAACGCGGCGACGCGGCGCTGTTTTCGTCGGTTGTGACGCTGGTTTGTGTTTCAGATTTTGGCCGGCCCGTGCGCATTCCGGCGGATATTCGCGCAAAGATGGACGCTCACGACTAA
- a CDS encoding ABC transporter ATP-binding protein: protein MGILQLNNVSKSYSDTPVLKDINLDVAEGEFVVILGFSGTGKTTLINLMAGLEMPTTGSVTFKGAPVKEPGRERGVIFQSYSLMPWLTVNGNVALAVDTMFPDLSKAERAAKVDHYVGMVGLSHAATRRPAELSGGMRQRVNVARALAMDPEMLLLDEPLSALDALTRANLADEIEAIWDEDKKTCVLITNDVDEAIILADRIIALNPDGTLGDEFKVDIPRPRDRIAMNNDATFKALRGQVTTYLMDVGIASKVEGSKTLPNVTPIHGVPAAVAKAQESGIEERFLNFSQLDKVYPTPKGPLTVVENFDLKINKGEFISLIGHSGCGKSTVLTMAAGLNPISKGAIRLDGWNVEGADPERAVVFQSPNLFPWLTAKENVSIGVDKVYPKASQAERQDVVEYYLERVGLADSMDKGAADLSNGMKQRVGIARAFALSPKLLLLDEPFGMLDSLTRWELQEVLMEVWSRTKVTAICVTHDVDEAILLADRVVMMTNGPQATIGKITDVNLPRPRTRKALLEHPDYYAYRQEVLDFLEEYEHGATPKSEAIAAE from the coding sequence ATGGGTATCTTGCAACTCAACAACGTCTCGAAAAGCTATAGCGATACGCCGGTTCTCAAGGACATCAATCTGGACGTGGCAGAAGGGGAGTTCGTGGTCATCCTAGGCTTCTCGGGCACCGGAAAAACCACGCTGATCAACCTGATGGCGGGGCTGGAAATGCCCACCACCGGGTCCGTCACCTTCAAAGGCGCGCCGGTGAAAGAACCGGGGCGCGAGCGGGGGGTGATCTTTCAAAGCTACTCGCTGATGCCGTGGCTGACGGTGAACGGCAATGTGGCCTTGGCGGTCGATACGATGTTCCCAGACCTGTCTAAAGCGGAGCGTGCGGCGAAGGTTGATCATTATGTAGGCATGGTGGGTCTCAGCCACGCCGCCACCCGCCGCCCGGCGGAATTGTCTGGCGGCATGCGGCAGCGGGTCAATGTGGCGCGTGCGCTTGCAATGGACCCCGAAATGCTACTGCTTGATGAGCCACTATCGGCGCTTGATGCGCTGACCCGCGCCAATCTGGCGGACGAGATCGAGGCGATTTGGGACGAAGACAAAAAGACCTGCGTGCTGATCACCAACGATGTGGATGAGGCGATCATCCTTGCTGACCGTATTATCGCGCTGAACCCGGACGGCACGTTGGGCGATGAGTTCAAGGTTGATATTCCCCGCCCCCGCGACCGGATTGCGATGAACAACGATGCAACGTTCAAGGCGCTGCGGGGTCAGGTCACGACGTACCTGATGGATGTGGGGATCGCGTCGAAAGTGGAAGGCTCCAAGACCCTGCCGAATGTGACACCGATCCATGGTGTGCCGGCTGCCGTCGCCAAAGCGCAAGAAAGTGGAATTGAGGAACGGTTCCTGAACTTCTCGCAGCTCGACAAGGTCTACCCCACGCCCAAAGGCCCGCTGACGGTGGTCGAGAACTTCGACCTGAAGATCAACAAGGGGGAGTTCATCTCGCTGATCGGCCATTCCGGCTGCGGCAAATCCACTGTGCTGACCATGGCCGCCGGGCTGAACCCGATCTCCAAAGGCGCGATCCGCTTGGATGGCTGGAACGTGGAAGGCGCGGACCCGGAACGGGCCGTGGTGTTCCAATCCCCCAACCTGTTTCCGTGGCTGACGGCGAAGGAGAACGTGTCGATTGGGGTGGATAAGGTCTACCCCAAAGCATCGCAGGCGGAACGGCAGGATGTGGTCGAATACTACCTCGAACGGGTGGGCCTTGCCGACAGCATGGACAAGGGCGCGGCCGATCTGTCCAACGGCATGAAGCAACGCGTGGGCATCGCGCGGGCCTTTGCATTGTCGCCCAAACTACTGCTGCTGGATGAACCCTTCGGCATGCTCGACAGCCTGACGCGGTGGGAGCTGCAAGAGGTGCTGATGGAGGTCTGGTCGCGCACCAAGGTGACTGCGATTTGCGTGACCCATGACGTGGATGAGGCCATTTTGCTGGCCGACCGCGTGGTGATGATGACCAACGGGCCGCAGGCCACCATCGGCAAGATCACGGATGTGAACCTGCCGCGACCGCGCACCCGCAAGGCGCTGCTGGAGCATCCAGATTACTACGCCTACCGGCAAGAAGTGCTCGATTTCCTTGAGGAGTACGAACACGGCGCGACACCGAAATCCGAAGCCATTGCAGCGGAGTGA
- the tolR gene encoding protein TolR produces the protein MGGGVVQGAASGSRRGRRRKNKAKPMSEINVTPFVDVMLVLLIIFMVAAPLLTVGVPVELPKTAASALPTEQEEPLTITVQADGQLSIMNTEVENSAFIGRLRAIAAERTSDKVFLRADGAVPYAQVVQIMGAMNNAGFSNIGLVTDTDGPSFDGQGG, from the coding sequence ATGGGTGGTGGAGTGGTTCAGGGCGCGGCGAGCGGGTCTCGGCGCGGGCGGCGGCGCAAGAACAAGGCCAAGCCGATGTCCGAGATCAACGTCACGCCCTTTGTGGACGTGATGCTGGTGCTTTTGATCATCTTCATGGTGGCGGCCCCGTTGCTGACGGTGGGCGTGCCGGTAGAGCTGCCCAAGACGGCGGCCAGCGCCTTGCCGACCGAGCAGGAGGAGCCGCTGACCATCACCGTGCAGGCGGATGGGCAATTGTCGATCATGAACACCGAAGTCGAGAACAGCGCCTTTATCGGGCGGCTGCGCGCCATTGCGGCGGAGCGGACGTCTGACAAGGTGTTTTTGCGCGCCGACGGCGCTGTGCCTTACGCGCAGGTGGTGCAGATCATGGGCGCGATGAACAATGCGGGGTTTTCCAACATTGGCCTGGTGACGGACACGGACGGCCCGTCCTTTGACGGGCAAGGCGGCTAA